The following coding sequences are from one Candidatus Kinetoplastibacterium galatii TCC219 window:
- the ftsY gene encoding signal recognition particle-docking protein FtsY, whose protein sequence is MFKFFKKKSFKVSNKELPDCTDSNNYLEKEQDSSDNHESTIKNNSLNHTDDDKQILVKELEYSNLNNSWFGILKKSLSNTSKKLSTIFYNFKDNEDLFENLEDILITSDVGYRTTEKILSKLKDKVKKERISDPVHIKNLLRTILIDQLKPLEGIINIDKKPFIILTSGSNGVGKTTSIAKLSYYFKSRGLSVLLVAADTFRAAACEQLRNWGDKNNIPVFHTDSSDPSSVVFDSIHYGKSKNIDVIIIDTAGRLASNQNLMSQLGKIKKVISKIDRDAPHESILIVDGNMGQSVLTQLESFNNIVDLSGLIITKLDGTAKGGILVAISDMFENNEKIIPVYWVGLGEGISDLYDFKAVEFVDALLN, encoded by the coding sequence ATGTTTAAGTTTTTTAAAAAAAAATCATTTAAAGTTAGTAATAAAGAATTACCAGATTGTACTGATTCAAATAATTATTTAGAAAAAGAACAAGATAGTAGCGATAACCACGAGAGCACTATTAAGAATAATAGTTTAAATCATACAGATGATGATAAACAGATATTAGTAAAAGAATTAGAATATTCGAATCTTAATAATAGTTGGTTTGGTATTTTGAAGAAAAGTTTATCTAATACTAGCAAGAAATTAAGTACAATTTTTTATAATTTTAAGGATAATGAAGATTTATTTGAAAATTTAGAAGATATATTAATAACATCTGATGTTGGTTATAGAACCACGGAAAAAATTTTATCAAAATTAAAAGATAAGGTAAAGAAAGAAAGAATATCAGATCCTGTACATATTAAAAATTTACTCAGGACTATTTTGATAGATCAATTGAAGCCTTTAGAGGGCATAATTAACATAGACAAGAAACCATTTATAATTTTAACTTCTGGTTCTAATGGAGTGGGAAAAACAACTTCTATTGCGAAATTATCATATTATTTTAAGAGTAGAGGTTTATCTGTTTTGCTTGTGGCTGCTGATACATTTCGTGCCGCAGCTTGTGAGCAATTGAGAAATTGGGGAGATAAAAACAATATACCGGTTTTTCATACGGATTCTTCCGATCCATCTTCAGTTGTGTTCGATAGTATACATTATGGCAAATCAAAAAATATTGATGTCATTATCATAGATACAGCAGGCCGCCTAGCTTCTAATCAAAACTTAATGTCTCAGTTGGGCAAAATCAAAAAAGTTATTTCTAAGATAGATAGGGATGCTCCTCATGAATCTATTTTGATAGTGGATGGTAATATGGGCCAGAGTGTTTTGACGCAGCTAGAGTCTTTTAATAATATAGTTGATTTAAGTGGATTGATTATTACTAAACTAGATGGCACTGCCAAAGGTGGAATATTAGTTGCTATATCTGATATGTTTGAAAATAATGAAAAAATTATACCTGTATATTGGGTAGGTTTAGGTGAAGGCATATCTGATTTATATGACTTTAAAGCTGTTGAGTTCGTTGATGCATTGTTGAATTAA
- the plsY gene encoding glycerol-3-phosphate 1-O-acyltransferase PlsY, protein MIDNNYINIHFLIIAISSYIIGSVPFAILISKFLKLEDPRNFGSRNPGATNMLRTGNKTAAIITLLGDMAKGLIALKITNIIYGGCYSELVGISAVFVILGHIYPIFANFKGGKGIATFFGIIIATNPLLSVYCAISWVLIAYIWRYSSLASIVTVTLSVIYNIFAYELGNVDCAILVSTIILSTILIYKHKENIKKLINGTENRIII, encoded by the coding sequence ATGATAGACAACAACTACATAAATATTCATTTTCTTATAATAGCTATTTCTTCCTATATAATTGGATCAGTACCATTTGCAATTTTAATAAGTAAGTTTCTAAAATTAGAAGATCCTAGAAACTTTGGATCCAGGAATCCTGGAGCTACAAATATGCTAAGAACAGGTAATAAAACAGCAGCTATAATAACATTGTTAGGAGACATGGCAAAAGGATTAATAGCTCTAAAGATAACAAACATAATTTATGGGGGATGTTATTCAGAATTAGTCGGCATCTCTGCTGTATTTGTAATATTGGGGCACATATATCCAATTTTTGCTAATTTCAAAGGAGGAAAGGGAATAGCAACATTTTTTGGTATAATAATTGCGACAAATCCTTTATTATCAGTATATTGTGCAATATCTTGGGTATTAATAGCTTATATATGGAGATATTCTTCTCTAGCTTCTATTGTGACTGTTACTTTATCTGTAATATACAATATATTCGCATATGAGTTAGGCAATGTGGATTGCGCAATACTGGTATCTACCATAATATTAAGTACAATACTAATCTACAAGCATAAAGAAAATATTAAAAAACTAATAAATGGCACAGAAAATCGTATAATCATCTAA
- the rsmD gene encoding 16S rRNA (guanine(966)-N(2))-methyltransferase RsmD, which translates to MIKNSTRIISGQYKNTKVTFPTMQGLRPTPNKVKGTLFNWINNHWDNNFTDKNVLDLFAGSGSLGFEAASRGAGFIQMVDNNKETIMFIKKTIKKIKAENINVYYGEAIDFICKKNTKQFDLILLDPPFNKNILNKLWELIPVAIKKHGLIYSESELDLIIPEKFKLLKSSKSGIVHSKLMLYNS; encoded by the coding sequence ATGATCAAAAACTCTACTCGTATTATATCTGGACAATATAAGAATACTAAAGTTACATTCCCAACTATGCAAGGACTAAGACCAACGCCAAACAAAGTAAAAGGTACTTTGTTTAACTGGATAAATAATCATTGGGATAATAATTTCACAGATAAGAATGTTCTTGACTTGTTTGCAGGAAGTGGATCATTGGGATTTGAGGCTGCTTCCAGAGGAGCTGGTTTTATACAAATGGTAGATAACAATAAAGAAACCATCATGTTTATAAAGAAAACAATTAAAAAAATCAAAGCTGAAAATATAAATGTTTATTACGGCGAAGCTATTGATTTTATATGCAAAAAAAACACAAAACAATTTGATTTAATATTATTAGATCCTCCTTTTAATAAAAATATTTTAAACAAACTATGGGAGCTGATACCTGTAGCTATAAAAAAACATGGGCTAATATACTCGGAATCAGAATTAGACTTAATAATCCCAGAAAAATTCAAATTATTGAAAAGCAGTAAAAGCGGCATAGTGCATTCAAAATTAATGCTTTATAACAGTTAA
- a CDS encoding peptidylprolyl isomerase translates to MFEFIRNKSRFILLILFFLITPAIFFSGVFNYKYEQDDPKIAKFGDIYITLGEFNIAYSGFLDQLRSNVRNCTDMNMIDTPEMREQFLEELINTKLLSLVSSDMNISVTDERLRDYISSLDWGNGKGNFSNDNYVKVLSNYGMTPAEFEYNQRKFLSAKQITDSIASSGIASKVILNKYLDSMTQKRVIRTRMYNFDSYKSLVDISPEEINSWYLKNKDFFKKPENVDIEYIVIDEVNCNEDLDIDDSEAKSFYKKNLDKFTVPGKFSFESIFFSFDDIKTNEEKLDLFNEAKTVLNKLDGNPDCILFSKDSSNSNFVYTNYDLSTEEEILEALGQEAKDAILKLAKGQHSKLLETSCGLYIFRLNEISLPRVLPFKDAKNKIIIEIQQDYRHKCFCEKIDRVRELIYNEDYDIESIALDIGVKVSSLRGLTKNGVAIDDKYQSIVKNNYLNNYQVLSVIFSNEASLDKNYFGLVQVSPSVFIVVKVLKYNASSIFSLSEVSGKIRSLVLEDKVRVLAMDDVNRYIESVSKNNKFDKSKFSEKIEISRFESDFRLPKELVNAVMSMPTSSLPYYGKVNVDSGILLVYLENILNKKNDDPLIDKQISDSLIHSTGKSEWLATLRFLKNKYKLKLLDHVDDVINN, encoded by the coding sequence ATGTTTGAATTTATTCGTAATAAGAGCCGTTTCATACTTTTAATTTTGTTTTTTTTAATAACTCCTGCTATATTTTTTTCAGGAGTATTTAATTATAAATATGAACAAGATGATCCTAAAATTGCTAAGTTTGGAGATATTTATATTACTCTTGGAGAATTTAATATTGCATATTCTGGATTCTTGGATCAATTGCGTTCAAATGTAAGAAATTGTACAGATATGAATATGATTGATACTCCTGAGATGAGAGAACAATTTCTAGAGGAGTTGATCAATACTAAATTGCTAAGCCTAGTATCCTCAGACATGAATATATCTGTGACTGATGAGAGGCTTAGAGACTATATATCCTCATTAGATTGGGGTAATGGCAAAGGTAATTTCTCAAATGATAATTATGTAAAAGTATTATCGAACTACGGGATGACTCCTGCTGAGTTTGAATACAACCAAAGAAAATTTCTTTCTGCTAAACAAATTACAGATTCTATTGCTTCTTCTGGCATAGCTTCAAAAGTTATATTAAATAAATATTTAGATAGCATGACACAGAAAAGAGTAATACGTACTAGAATGTACAATTTTGATAGCTATAAATCTCTTGTTGACATTAGCCCAGAAGAAATTAATTCATGGTATCTAAAAAATAAAGATTTTTTTAAAAAACCAGAGAATGTTGATATTGAATACATAGTAATAGATGAGGTTAACTGTAATGAAGACTTAGATATTGACGATAGTGAGGCTAAGTCTTTTTATAAAAAAAATCTTGATAAGTTCACTGTGCCAGGGAAATTTTCTTTTGAAAGTATTTTTTTCTCTTTTGATGATATTAAGACAAATGAAGAAAAGTTAGATTTATTTAATGAAGCCAAAACTGTTCTAAACAAGCTAGACGGAAACCCAGATTGTATACTTTTTTCTAAAGACAGCTCTAATTCAAATTTTGTTTATACAAATTATGATTTAAGTACAGAGGAGGAAATATTAGAAGCATTAGGTCAAGAAGCTAAAGATGCTATTTTAAAATTAGCTAAAGGACAGCATTCAAAATTATTGGAGACCTCATGTGGTTTATATATATTTAGATTAAATGAAATATCTTTACCTCGTGTGTTACCGTTCAAAGATGCTAAGAACAAAATAATCATTGAAATACAACAAGATTATAGACATAAATGTTTTTGTGAGAAAATTGATCGTGTAAGGGAATTAATATACAACGAAGATTATGACATTGAATCTATTGCATTAGATATAGGGGTAAAAGTTTCTTCTTTAAGAGGATTAACAAAGAATGGAGTAGCTATTGATGACAAATATCAGAGTATTGTAAAAAATAATTATTTAAATAATTATCAAGTTTTAAGCGTAATTTTTTCTAATGAAGCCTCACTTGATAAAAATTATTTTGGATTAGTTCAAGTATCACCATCAGTTTTTATAGTAGTAAAGGTATTAAAGTATAATGCTTCCTCTATTTTTTCATTGTCTGAGGTTTCTGGTAAAATAAGATCTCTTGTTTTGGAAGATAAAGTCAGAGTTCTTGCCATGGATGATGTTAATAGATACATAGAGAGTGTTTCTAAAAATAATAAATTTGATAAAAGTAAGTTTTCTGAAAAAATTGAAATATCTAGATTTGAATCAGATTTTAGGTTGCCAAAAGAATTAGTAAATGCTGTAATGTCTATGCCAACAAGTAGCTTACCGTATTATGGCAAGGTTAATGTAGACTCAGGTATTTTATTAGTTTATTTAGAAAATATTTTAAACAAAAAAAATGATGACCCTTTAATAGATAAACAAATAAGCGACTCATTGATACATTCCACCGGTAAATCTGAATGGCTTGCGACATTAAGATTTCTTAAAAATAAGTATAAGTTAAAATTGCTTGATCATGTTGATGATGTTATTAATAATTAA
- the surE gene encoding 5'/3'-nucleotidase SurE, whose product MHILISNDDGYSSVGLKAVVNALAGIADVTVVVPESNCSGSSNSITLSRPLNVHFDSDNYMIINGTPTDCVHLAMTGLLDRLPDLVISGINNGANLGSDVLYSGTVGAAREAYMFGIPSIAVSLVEKGWENLESATMILHDIVVNFIKNPFQEPFLWNINIPNISINHINGIKATRIGKRHPSQLSTKHKTPRNEIVYWIGPVGEISDKSDGTDFNAISNNFVSITPLGIDLTVMNSLDKINEWAINI is encoded by the coding sequence ATGCATATTTTAATTTCTAACGACGATGGTTATTCTTCAGTTGGTCTGAAGGCTGTAGTTAATGCATTGGCTGGTATAGCAGATGTAACAGTAGTTGTCCCTGAGTCAAATTGCAGTGGCTCTTCAAACTCTATTACTCTTAGTAGGCCGCTGAATGTTCATTTTGATTCAGATAATTACATGATTATAAATGGCACTCCAACTGATTGTGTCCATTTAGCTATGACTGGTTTGTTAGATAGGTTACCTGATCTTGTCATTTCAGGTATTAATAATGGAGCTAATCTTGGTAGTGATGTTCTTTACTCAGGTACTGTTGGGGCAGCTAGAGAGGCTTACATGTTTGGTATTCCATCGATTGCTGTTTCTTTAGTTGAAAAAGGATGGGAAAATTTAGAATCAGCTACTATGATTTTACATGACATAGTGGTTAATTTTATTAAAAACCCTTTTCAAGAACCATTTCTATGGAATATTAATATTCCTAATATCAGCATAAACCATATTAATGGTATAAAAGCTACGAGAATAGGTAAGAGACATCCATCACAATTATCTACAAAACATAAAACCCCTCGTAATGAAATTGTGTATTGGATAGGACCAGTAGGAGAGATTTCTGACAAATCTGATGGAACCGATTTCAATGCCATATCAAATAATTTTGTCTCTATTACGCCATTAGGAATTGATTTAACTGTAATGAATAGCTTAGATAAAATAAATGAATGGGCCATAAATATTTGA
- a CDS encoding peptidoglycan DD-metalloendopeptidase family protein, with the protein MIYMLSIINILTRRLFFSALSLVLLISGCSKEVIKFKCAPIFEVSINERQSINAYIVKQGDSLYKISKLYDIDVDLLKKVNNLDSSCQLNTGSLLYIPSVDNSYEESIVTNSTNIRKIENPISKTNTNIKILWEWPCDGIIKEYFNLKNRGIDISSTIGEPVFAAASGKVVYSGGGVRGLGKLLILSHDQGFITAYAHNSRLFVYNGQEVTKGYKIAEIGDSDSDYPKLHFEIRKNGLPVDPLNYLPKK; encoded by the coding sequence ATGATTTATATGTTAAGTATTATAAACATATTAACAAGACGTTTATTTTTTAGTGCATTATCGTTGGTTTTGCTAATTTCTGGATGCAGTAAGGAAGTTATTAAATTCAAATGTGCTCCTATATTTGAAGTTTCTATTAATGAGAGACAATCTATAAATGCTTATATAGTTAAACAAGGTGATAGTTTATATAAAATATCAAAACTTTACGATATAGATGTTGATTTGCTAAAAAAAGTTAATAATCTTGATAGCTCTTGTCAGCTTAATACTGGTAGTTTGTTATATATACCATCAGTAGATAACTCTTATGAGGAGTCAATTGTTACAAATAGCACTAATATAAGGAAAATTGAGAATCCGATCTCCAAGACCAACACAAATATTAAAATACTTTGGGAATGGCCTTGTGATGGAATAATCAAAGAGTATTTTAATTTAAAGAATAGAGGTATAGATATATCTAGTACTATAGGAGAACCAGTTTTTGCTGCTGCTAGTGGTAAAGTTGTATATAGCGGCGGCGGCGTTCGTGGATTAGGAAAATTACTAATTTTGAGTCATGATCAAGGTTTTATAACAGCATATGCTCATAATAGCAGGCTATTTGTTTATAATGGCCAAGAAGTTACAAAAGGCTATAAGATAGCTGAAATAGGAGATAGTGATTCTGACTATCCAAAATTGCACTTCGAGATTCGTAAAAATGGTTTGCCTGTTGATCCTCTGAATTATCTTCCTAAAAAATGA
- a CDS encoding 3'-5' exonuclease, with protein sequence MIPVLVFDIETIPDIESIKKIGVYDACLSDQQVLDSFTAKRIELCGNNFVPLHLHKIVAISCVFRNNKDFYVKTLGKHSDHESKLLEFFFAIIDKYSPRLVSWNGTSFDLPVIHYRSMINCISAPRYWDTGDNNDRNLKFNNYINRYHSMHLDLMDVLSKYNGRSGVSMNELAKLCKFPGKIGMDGSKVWDYWSDNKISEIRSYCETDVINTWLLYCRFCLFRGHLNKESYKNEISIAKNKISSLDGDHWRSFLNSWDN encoded by the coding sequence ATGATCCCTGTCTTAGTATTTGATATAGAAACTATTCCTGATATTGAATCTATAAAAAAAATAGGTGTGTATGATGCATGTTTATCTGATCAGCAAGTTTTGGATTCGTTTACCGCTAAACGTATAGAATTGTGCGGTAATAATTTCGTACCGCTGCATTTGCATAAAATAGTTGCTATTAGCTGTGTTTTTAGGAACAATAAAGACTTTTATGTAAAAACCCTAGGCAAGCATTCTGATCATGAGAGCAAGCTTTTAGAGTTCTTTTTTGCTATTATCGATAAGTATTCTCCAAGGTTAGTTAGTTGGAATGGCACAAGTTTTGATCTTCCAGTAATACACTACAGAAGTATGATAAATTGTATCTCTGCTCCTAGATATTGGGATACTGGTGATAACAACGATCGCAATTTAAAGTTCAATAATTATATCAATCGTTATCATAGTATGCATTTAGATTTGATGGATGTTTTATCTAAATACAATGGACGTTCTGGTGTTTCAATGAACGAATTGGCAAAATTATGCAAATTCCCAGGAAAGATTGGAATGGATGGTAGCAAGGTTTGGGACTATTGGTCTGATAATAAAATTTCTGAGATACGTTCTTACTGTGAAACAGATGTTATTAATACATGGTTATTGTATTGTAGATTTTGTCTCTTTAGAGGTCATCTAAATAAAGAATCTTATAAAAATGAAATTAGTATAGCAAAAAACAAAATATCATCACTTGATGGTGATCATTGGAGATCATTTCTTAATTCCTGGGATAATTAA
- the tsaD gene encoding tRNA (adenosine(37)-N6)-threonylcarbamoyltransferase complex transferase subunit TsaD: MIILGFESSCDDTCVAIFSTSLGLISNVIHTQKDTHIDYGGIVPELASRDHLSHIVRLTKKAMSDVDLDFSDINAIAYTAGPGLLGSLLVGSSFAKSIAWSLSIPSIPINHLEGHLLSPLITNQDLEFPFISLLVSGGNTMIVLVKSFCNYCVIGDTLDDAAGEAFDKIAKLIGLTPCNGSELSRLADDGDGSYFDLPRPMIKTNDFNFSFSGLKTSVMLRIKKLKSNDNFNYSTKANIAASVQDAITDILVHKVILAVKKTGVTNVTISGGVSANKVLRSKLIYALSNLGGNVYLPSIELCTDNAAMIAFTAAYKIKFGLVDFTNISDYNQVRSRWSIEDINK; this comes from the coding sequence ATGATAATTCTTGGTTTTGAAAGTTCTTGTGATGATACTTGCGTTGCGATTTTCTCAACGAGTTTGGGATTAATTTCTAACGTTATTCATACTCAAAAGGATACGCATATTGATTATGGTGGAATAGTTCCTGAATTAGCATCCAGAGACCACCTAAGCCATATAGTAAGACTAACCAAGAAAGCTATGAGTGATGTGGATTTAGATTTCAGCGATATCAATGCTATAGCTTATACGGCTGGACCAGGTTTGTTAGGATCTTTACTAGTTGGATCTAGTTTTGCTAAGTCTATTGCCTGGTCCTTAAGCATACCATCTATACCAATAAATCATCTTGAAGGGCATTTGTTATCTCCTTTAATCACAAATCAAGATTTGGAATTTCCTTTTATCAGTTTATTGGTGTCTGGTGGAAATACAATGATTGTTCTAGTTAAGAGTTTTTGTAATTATTGCGTGATTGGTGATACATTGGATGATGCGGCTGGTGAAGCTTTTGATAAAATTGCTAAGTTAATAGGTCTAACTCCTTGTAACGGATCAGAATTATCGAGGTTAGCAGATGATGGTGATGGTAGTTATTTTGATTTGCCAAGACCAATGATAAAAACCAATGATTTTAATTTTAGTTTTAGTGGATTGAAAACATCTGTTATGTTAAGAATAAAAAAACTAAAATCAAATGATAATTTCAATTATTCAACAAAAGCGAATATAGCTGCATCTGTACAGGATGCTATAACTGATATACTAGTCCACAAGGTAATTCTTGCTGTCAAAAAGACTGGAGTAACCAACGTAACTATTTCTGGTGGTGTCAGTGCTAATAAGGTCTTAAGAAGTAAATTGATTTATGCGCTAAGTAATCTAGGTGGTAATGTTTATTTGCCAAGCATTGAGTTATGCACTGATAATGCAGCGATGATAGCATTCACTGCTGCATATAAAATAAAATTTGGTCTGGTGGATTTTACAAATATTTCTGATTACAACCAGGTTAGATCAAGATGGAGTATTGAGGATATTAATAAATGA
- the rlmD gene encoding 23S rRNA (uracil(1939)-C(5))-methyltransferase RlmD → MLLIESIDAKGMGISHDESGKVIFIDGVLPGELVQFEIFRRKSSYDIAILTRILSSSPYRVIPRCKHFNVCGGCSIQHIDDRAQVAIKQRVLEDSFYHIGKIKPNFLFSPVYGEPWHYRQRSRLFVKFLQNNDKVILGFYEKRSNHIIDILDCPVLSEKINTILNPIREMIYRLTIRKLISQVEIAVGDNNVSLLIYNSYSPSKCDIMSIVNFGVINSVDVWLHSSNNSIYRVGDSKYKDTSYSLPEFGISIPFRPKNFTQINHNVNSILVSKVIGLMEIGPYDNILDMFCGLGNFTFPMAKIANKVIGIDIDDSLICRARDIALNYGMSGIVNFIKINLFSLNNDFFNRLDHFDIMLMDPPRSGANLVVRLIASLDKSRKPRRIVYVSCNPHTLARDSSVLVINGGYRVVCSGIINMFPHTSHVESITVFDL, encoded by the coding sequence GTGTTACTTATTGAATCTATTGATGCTAAAGGAATGGGTATATCACATGACGAAAGCGGTAAGGTGATTTTTATAGATGGTGTCTTGCCAGGTGAATTAGTACAATTCGAAATCTTTAGAAGAAAGTCATCTTATGATATTGCTATTCTAACAAGAATATTATCTAGTTCACCATATAGAGTAATTCCGCGTTGTAAGCATTTTAATGTTTGCGGTGGTTGTTCTATACAACATATAGACGATAGGGCACAGGTAGCAATAAAGCAACGTGTTTTAGAAGATAGTTTTTATCATATAGGAAAAATAAAACCAAATTTCTTATTTAGTCCTGTATATGGTGAACCATGGCATTATAGGCAAAGGTCTCGTTTATTTGTAAAGTTTTTGCAAAATAATGATAAAGTGATACTAGGTTTTTATGAAAAAAGAAGTAATCATATTATTGATATTTTAGATTGCCCAGTGCTATCAGAAAAAATTAATACAATATTAAATCCTATAAGAGAAATGATTTATAGACTAACTATAAGAAAACTTATATCTCAAGTGGAAATTGCCGTTGGTGATAACAACGTATCATTACTTATATATAATTCATACAGTCCTTCTAAGTGTGATATAATGAGCATAGTTAATTTCGGCGTGATTAATTCTGTTGATGTATGGTTACACTCATCTAACAATAGTATCTATAGAGTTGGTGATAGTAAGTATAAAGATACTAGCTATTCTCTACCAGAATTCGGGATTTCAATACCTTTTAGGCCTAAAAATTTTACTCAAATTAATCATAATGTTAATAGCATATTGGTATCAAAAGTTATAGGGTTAATGGAGATAGGGCCGTATGATAATATACTGGATATGTTCTGTGGGTTAGGAAATTTTACCTTTCCAATGGCAAAAATAGCCAATAAAGTTATTGGTATTGACATAGATGATAGCTTAATATGTAGGGCACGTGATATTGCTTTAAATTACGGGATGAGTGGGATTGTTAATTTCATAAAGATAAATTTGTTTTCCTTGAATAATGATTTTTTTAATAGACTAGATCATTTTGATATAATGCTCATGGATCCTCCAAGAAGTGGGGCTAATCTGGTAGTTAGATTAATAGCCAGTTTGGATAAAAGTAGAAAGCCTCGCAGGATAGTCTATGTATCATGTAATCCTCATACTCTGGCTCGTGATTCATCTGTATTGGTTATTAATGGCGGCTATAGAGTTGTATGCTCTGGTATTATTAACATGTTTCCTCATACTAGCCATGTAGAATCTATAACTGTATTTGATTTATAG